Part of the Ignavibacterium album JCM 16511 genome, TTTCTAATCGATCCTGAATTATATCTTACCAATTCTGTCCTGCTGATTTAACCTAATCTTATTTCCCTTACATATTAGTGCGGCTAAACCAAATCCACACTATTGTTAACTATAAATCGTTTTAACTCTATTTCAATTACATAAATAAAACTGTAATAGAGGTAAAGAGCTGAAAACAAAAACAGGAAAATAAGACGATGAAAAAATTCAGAATTTTATTAATAATTATAACAATCTCAATAAGTAGTTCATTTGCACAGAATCAATCACTTAAGGATTTGATTGATATTGCTCTTCAGGTTAGTCCTGAACTTAAAATGTACGAAGCAATAATCAATGCATCTGAAAATCGGATTCAACAAAACTCCAACTTGCAGAATCCTATGATTTCTTTTGGAGTGATGAGTCTTCCAGTTCCATCATTGGCATTCAACAAAGAAATGATGACGGCAAAAGTTATCGGACTGAGTCAGGAATTTCCTTTTCCGGGAATGTTAAGTGCAAAAGAAACTGCAAATAAAATGGATGTAGAAATTGCCAGACAGCAATACAAAGATAAAAGCAATGAAATTATAAAAGAGCTAACTCAAAGTTATTATGAACTAATCTATGTTCGTAAAGAAATAGAACTGACAGAAAAGTCACGGCAGCTTATGAAACAAATTCTTGAAGTAGTCAGATCAATGTTCTCAGTTGCAGATGCAAGTCAGCAGAATGTCTTTAGAGTTGAACTTGAGCTTACTAAAATGTCTGAGATGATTGCTTCGTTAAAAAGCGAAGAAGCTGAACAACTTTCTGTTGTTAACTCACTGTTACTGAGGGACCCTGCAGCAGAATTAGAAACAGATTCCTTACCCAAGCTAGGCTTTATACAGGTTAATGTTGATGAACTTATTTCAAAGGCTGAAATGAATCGTCCTTTTCTGAAAGGAATTCTAAATGCAGAAGAGAAAGCAAAATTAAACCAAACAGTTGCAGAATATGACTTTTATCCGATGTTCAGACTATCTGCACAATATGCATTCAGAGAAAAACTTCAACCTGGAGGTATGCCGCAGGAGAATATGATTTCTGTAATGCTTGATATCACACTCCCCTTAAATTATGGGGGGAAGGTAACTGCAATGGTAGAAGAAACAAAATCAATGCAGCAAATGTATCGT contains:
- a CDS encoding TolC family protein; amino-acid sequence: MKKFRILLIIITISISSSFAQNQSLKDLIDIALQVSPELKMYEAIINASENRIQQNSNLQNPMISFGVMSLPVPSLAFNKEMMTAKVIGLSQEFPFPGMLSAKETANKMDVEIARQQYKDKSNEIIKELTQSYYELIYVRKEIELTEKSRQLMKQILEVVRSMFSVADASQQNVFRVELELTKMSEMIASLKSEEAEQLSVVNSLLLRDPAAELETDSLPKLGFIQVNVDELISKAEMNRPFLKGILNAEEKAKLNQTVAEYDFYPMFRLSAQYAFREKLQPGGMPQENMISVMLDITLPLNYGGKVTAMVEETKSMQQMYRQQYTASVQMLRREFGMALAKLKSLKERIELIERGSLVQAKENFSSAMTAYQVSEIDFMNVIEAQNNLYMIEKNLYRLKTDYLKQIAELEFLTGTKL